The Hippoglossus hippoglossus isolate fHipHip1 chromosome 21, fHipHip1.pri, whole genome shotgun sequence genome contains a region encoding:
- the agr1 gene encoding anterior gradient 1 isoform X2 translates to MLRWVVVALLIGICAGAGEHKKRKAVKAKSLSRGWGRNITWVKDYEEGLLICSHSKKPLMVIHHREDCPYSEALKKAFVAEKSIQKMAKLNFIMLNLVEETEDLNLAPDGFYVPRILFVDPSMTVRQNLVGNYDNRLYTYEPADMELLAQNMKKAKVLLHAEL, encoded by the exons atgctcCGCTGGGTCGTGGTCGCTTTGCTCATCGGCATCTGTGCCGGTGCCGGGGAGCACAAGAAAAGGAAAGCGGTGAAAGCCAAGTCCCTATCAAGAG gatGGGGGAGAAATATTACCTGGGTGAAAGATTATGAAGAGGGCCTGTTGA TTTGTTCTCACAGTAAGAAGCCGCTGATGGTCATCCATCATCGAGAGGACTGCCCGTACAGCGAAG CGCTGAAGAAGGCGTTCGTGGCGGAGAAGTCCATCCAGAAAATGGCCAAACTGAACTTCATCATGCTCAACTTGGTG gagGAGACTGAGGACCTGAATCTGGCCCCCGATGGCTTCTATGTTCCTAGAATTCTCTTCGTtg atCCATCCATGACTGTGCGCCAAAACCTTGTGGGAAATTACGATAACCGCCTCTACACGTACGAGCCCGCTGACATGGAATTAT TGGCCCAAAACATGAAGAAAGCCAAAGTCCTGCTGCACGCTGAGCTGTAG
- the agr1 gene encoding anterior gradient 1 isoform X1, with the protein MLRWVVVALLIGICAGAGEHKKRKAVKAKSLSRGWGRNITWVKDYEEGLLKMVSSKKPLMVIHHREDCPYSEALKKAFVAEKSIQKMAKLNFIMLNLVEETEDLNLAPDGFYVPRILFVDPSMTVRQNLVGNYDNRLYTYEPADMELLAQNMKKAKVLLHAEL; encoded by the exons atgctcCGCTGGGTCGTGGTCGCTTTGCTCATCGGCATCTGTGCCGGTGCCGGGGAGCACAAGAAAAGGAAAGCGGTGAAAGCCAAGTCCCTATCAAGAG gatGGGGGAGAAATATTACCTGGGTGAAAGATTATGAAGAGGGCCTGTTGAAGATGGTCAGCAG TAAGAAGCCGCTGATGGTCATCCATCATCGAGAGGACTGCCCGTACAGCGAAG CGCTGAAGAAGGCGTTCGTGGCGGAGAAGTCCATCCAGAAAATGGCCAAACTGAACTTCATCATGCTCAACTTGGTG gagGAGACTGAGGACCTGAATCTGGCCCCCGATGGCTTCTATGTTCCTAGAATTCTCTTCGTtg atCCATCCATGACTGTGCGCCAAAACCTTGTGGGAAATTACGATAACCGCCTCTACACGTACGAGCCCGCTGACATGGAATTAT TGGCCCAAAACATGAAGAAAGCCAAAGTCCTGCTGCACGCTGAGCTGTAG